In Parasphingorhabdus halotolerans, a single window of DNA contains:
- a CDS encoding cupin produces the protein MAHNLNKNPIHLGLGATAEVEPEMTGDMEWYAGYGARHGDDGAEGRLVSMYTFTEDWNVWEMHPKGAEVVLCTAGVMTLVQEMPDGSHQSTALKAGEYAVNAPGVWHTADVNGEATAVFITAGEGTEHRER, from the coding sequence ATGGCGCACAATCTTAACAAAAATCCGATACACTTGGGCCTAGGCGCAACCGCAGAGGTTGAACCGGAAATGACCGGTGATATGGAATGGTATGCAGGTTACGGCGCGCGCCATGGCGACGATGGGGCTGAAGGCCGGCTGGTTTCCATGTATACGTTCACGGAAGATTGGAATGTTTGGGAGATGCACCCCAAAGGCGCAGAGGTGGTGTTATGCACGGCTGGAGTAATGACTCTGGTCCAGGAAATGCCGGATGGAAGCCATCAGAGCACCGCTTTAAAAGCGGGAGAATATGCGGTGAATGCTCCGGGTGTTTGGCATACGGCTGATGTCAATGGGGAAGCGACTGCGGTGTTTATTACCGCTGGTGAGGGGACCGAGCATCGGGAGAGGTGA
- a CDS encoding DUF2141 domain-containing protein: protein MLKFAAPIALSTALLVAPVTALSAGQTISNNMNQCRSGNGPAVLVNVSGIKESSGKLRVQSYRGTKEEWLKSGAWLHRIEVPAKAGSMTFCMPINNAGTYGIAIRHDVNGNGKTDISSDGGGMSNNPSINIFNLGKPSYKKTAFSVGNGVKSINITMKYM, encoded by the coding sequence ATGTTGAAATTTGCGGCACCAATAGCCCTTTCAACCGCCCTTCTTGTAGCGCCTGTTACAGCGCTTTCTGCAGGTCAAACAATTTCCAATAATATGAACCAGTGCCGATCCGGAAATGGACCTGCTGTGCTGGTGAACGTGAGTGGTATCAAGGAATCATCCGGAAAATTACGGGTGCAGAGCTATCGTGGAACCAAGGAAGAATGGTTGAAAAGCGGCGCCTGGCTGCACCGCATTGAAGTTCCTGCCAAAGCGGGTTCGATGACGTTTTGTATGCCGATAAACAACGCGGGCACTTATGGTATTGCTATCCGCCACGACGTGAATGGTAATGGCAAGACCGATATTTCGTCCGATGGCGGTGGCATGTCGAACAATCCGAGCATCAATATCTTTAATCTTGGCAAGCCGAGTTACAAGAAAACAGCCTTTTCCGTCGGCAACGGCGTCAAATCTATCAATATCACAATGAAATATATGTGA
- a CDS encoding acyl carrier protein gives MPSREEIMGKVEALIGPFNNKGVELKDATTFAGDLEWDSLTVMDFVAAVEDEFDIIITMNMQAEIETVGQLADAVAKLMES, from the coding sequence ATGCCAAGTCGCGAAGAAATCATGGGCAAAGTTGAGGCGCTTATCGGGCCCTTTAACAACAAGGGCGTGGAGCTGAAAGATGCCACGACCTTTGCTGGCGATCTGGAGTGGGACAGCCTGACGGTGATGGATTTTGTCGCGGCGGTGGAAGACGAGTTTGATATCATCATCACGATGAACATGCAGGCAGAGATTGAAACGGTCGGCCAGTTGGCAGACGCTGTTGCCAAGTTGATGGAGAGCTGA
- a CDS encoding Pycsar system effector family protein: protein MRPIGKRIRRNSGISLPKSDEYANFQILEGESMAEDRIWPDDAIYALRTTQQHHVQLSMMADNKANMLIGATFVVFTLAIGQSRAGNLSLPLLILAISAFAAALLAALAVMPATARRGDTPRNMLFFGSFGNMTEEDYIDHLLENEFVSQETVYRTMLRDIYQMGAILQRKKYRFLGWAYRVFLTGLTLTLATFCIEQVAGPIL from the coding sequence ATGCGCCCCATTGGCAAGCGAATAAGGCGCAATAGCGGCATTAGCTTGCCCAAAAGCGACGAATATGCCAATTTCCAGATTCTTGAGGGAGAGTCTATGGCAGAAGATCGAATATGGCCGGATGATGCGATTTATGCGCTGCGCACAACGCAGCAGCATCATGTCCAGCTTAGTATGATGGCCGATAATAAAGCAAATATGCTAATTGGTGCGACTTTTGTGGTTTTCACCCTGGCAATTGGTCAAAGCCGGGCGGGTAATCTTTCCTTGCCCTTGCTGATTTTGGCTATATCTGCCTTCGCCGCTGCCTTGCTAGCGGCGCTGGCGGTGATGCCTGCTACCGCGAGGCGCGGGGATACACCGCGCAATATGCTGTTTTTCGGATCGTTCGGCAATATGACCGAAGAGGATTATATCGACCATCTGCTGGAAAATGAATTTGTCAGTCAGGAGACAGTCTATCGCACCATGTTGCGGGATATCTATCAGATGGGCGCTATTTTGCAGCGCAAGAAATATCGTTTTCTGGGCTGGGCCTATCGGGTTTTTCTCACCGGATTGACGTTGACGCTGGCCACATTTTGCATCGAGCAAGTCGCGGGTCCCATTTTGTAG
- the spt gene encoding serine palmitoyltransferase codes for MTDLLSKFDPLIKERETLLATGVKDPYALVMEEVKSPTVAICNGKETILLGTYNYMGMTFDDDVCQAGLKALKEFGSGTTGSRLLNGTYSLHRDCEDALKEFYDMDHAMVFSTGYQANLGVISTLAGKGDYIILDIDSHASIYDGCAMGNAEIVAFKHNDVEALEKRLKRLPAEAGKLVVLEGVYSMLGDVAPLVEMVRVCKENGAMVLVDEAHSMGFIGENGRGVCEEQGVIDDVDFIIGTFSKSVGTVGGFCVSNHPKFEIMRLVCRPYVFTASLPPSVMATAATSIRKLMHSGNKRAHLWENSKKLHKGLRDLGFTLGTPEAQSAIIAVIMPDLERGAMMWQALLEEGLYVNLARPPATPANMTLLRCSLCAEHTGEQVDQILGMFEAAGKAVGAI; via the coding sequence ATGACCGACCTACTTAGTAAATTTGATCCGCTCATTAAGGAGCGTGAGACGCTACTCGCAACGGGCGTAAAAGACCCTTATGCGCTGGTGATGGAAGAGGTAAAATCTCCCACTGTTGCTATCTGTAACGGCAAGGAAACCATCCTGCTCGGCACCTATAATTACATGGGCATGACCTTTGATGATGATGTGTGTCAAGCGGGGCTGAAAGCGCTGAAGGAATTCGGTTCTGGAACCACCGGCAGTCGATTGCTTAACGGGACTTACAGCCTGCATCGCGATTGTGAGGATGCACTGAAAGAATTTTACGACATGGACCATGCAATGGTCTTTTCAACCGGTTATCAGGCCAATCTGGGCGTTATTTCGACGCTGGCCGGAAAAGGCGATTACATCATTCTCGATATCGACAGCCATGCCTCGATTTACGATGGCTGCGCGATGGGAAATGCCGAGATTGTTGCGTTCAAGCATAATGATGTTGAAGCGCTGGAAAAACGCTTGAAACGGCTTCCCGCTGAAGCAGGCAAGCTCGTTGTTCTCGAGGGCGTCTATTCGATGCTCGGCGATGTCGCACCACTGGTCGAGATGGTGCGCGTGTGCAAGGAAAATGGCGCGATGGTGCTGGTTGATGAGGCGCACTCGATGGGCTTTATCGGTGAAAATGGCCGCGGTGTTTGTGAAGAGCAAGGCGTAATCGACGATGTTGATTTCATCATCGGGACGTTCTCGAAAAGCGTCGGCACCGTCGGCGGTTTCTGCGTTTCCAACCACCCGAAGTTTGAAATCATGCGGCTGGTGTGCCGCCCCTATGTGTTCACCGCGAGCCTGCCGCCCAGCGTGATGGCGACCGCCGCGACCAGCATCCGCAAGCTGATGCACAGCGGCAATAAGCGGGCGCACCTTTGGGAGAATAGCAAGAAGCTGCACAAGGGCCTGCGCGATCTAGGCTTCACGCTCGGCACGCCCGAAGCCCAAAGCGCGATTATCGCGGTGATCATGCCCGATCTCGAGCGCGGCGCGATGATGTGGCAGGCTTTGCTGGAGGAAGGGCTTTATGTGAACCTCGCCCGCCCGCCTGCCACACCGGCGAATATGACACTGCTGCGCTGTTCGCTTTGCGCGGAACATACCGGCGAACAGGTGGACCAGATTTTGGGTATGTTTGAAGCAGCGGGTAAAGCGGTTGGGGCGATTTAG
- a CDS encoding enoyl-CoA hydratase/isomerase family protein, which translates to MTNPILIEQRGPIEILSLNRPDKLNTMNEDMIFALQDYFRGLQKRLDVRVVLFRAEGRAFCAGLDIGAWKDDGSLGKVQHVWRTQRAIATVMQLMRQCPQPIIALGQGAACGGGFSLLLASDVRFGAPSLKMNAAYIKIGLGGCDMGSSYFLPRMVGSSIAAELILTGRFIHAKRAAQYGLISEVVEEKELLATGLALAEEMLDTAPMGLRLSKDALNRNIDAQSFEAALAIEDRQQVMLSMTDDSREAARAFFAKRKPDYKDR; encoded by the coding sequence ATGACCAACCCCATCCTCATTGAACAGCGCGGACCCATCGAGATACTCTCGCTCAACCGGCCGGACAAACTCAACACCATGAACGAGGATATGATCTTCGCGTTGCAGGACTATTTTCGCGGCCTGCAAAAACGGCTTGATGTGCGGGTGGTGTTGTTCCGCGCCGAGGGCCGGGCGTTTTGCGCGGGACTGGATATCGGCGCATGGAAAGATGATGGCTCGCTCGGAAAGGTGCAGCACGTCTGGCGGACCCAGCGTGCTATCGCGACCGTGATGCAATTGATGCGGCAATGCCCTCAGCCGATTATCGCGCTGGGCCAGGGTGCGGCTTGCGGCGGCGGTTTCTCGCTATTGCTTGCCAGCGATGTTCGTTTTGGCGCGCCATCCCTGAAAATGAATGCAGCTTACATAAAAATCGGCCTTGGCGGCTGTGACATGGGATCGAGCTATTTCCTGCCGCGCATGGTTGGCTCGTCCATCGCCGCAGAGCTGATCCTCACCGGGCGTTTTATTCACGCCAAGCGCGCGGCGCAATATGGGCTCATCAGCGAGGTGGTGGAAGAGAAAGAGCTCCTCGCAACCGGCCTAGCGCTCGCTGAAGAAATGCTCGATACTGCCCCGATGGGATTGCGGTTATCCAAGGACGCGCTGAACCGGAATATTGATGCGCAGAGCTTTGAAGCGGCGCTCGCCATTGAAGACCGCCAGCAGGTGATGCTTTCCATGACCGATGACAGCCGCGAGGCAGCGAGAGCTTTTTTTGCCAAACGCAAACCGGACTATAAAGATCGGTGA
- a CDS encoding diacylglycerol/lipid kinase family protein, which produces MANVALLSNPNSTGNRSILPEVRSYCVKNSDVFHYEVDDVDEIAKALETIARVKPKVLVINGGDGTVQAALTELYHGGHFGDNPPPVAVLPNGKTNLIALDLGAEGNPLKALERIVEMAKHDLHEHLVDRELIALSDGEEGSKVVLGMFLGGAGLSEFILYCRHKIYPLGLPNTAAHILTAFAALASVLFGLRAKFLPNRPSPIKISLIRDGQYSGNFAVLIVTTLEKLLLMKRFVRSKQGKGRMQFMAIDQQTGAILRFIWAVVSGRLGKTAQKGIHFEHGDMIRIEGKNSNVLMDGELFQAQEGHPIVLKTTKPVSFLRLAA; this is translated from the coding sequence ATGGCCAATGTAGCGTTACTATCCAATCCAAATTCGACCGGGAACCGGTCAATCTTGCCGGAAGTGCGCTCATATTGTGTCAAAAATAGTGACGTGTTCCACTACGAGGTGGATGATGTTGATGAAATTGCCAAGGCTCTGGAGACCATCGCGCGGGTGAAACCCAAAGTGCTGGTTATCAACGGCGGCGATGGAACCGTCCAGGCAGCTTTAACCGAGCTATACCACGGCGGGCATTTTGGTGATAACCCGCCGCCAGTGGCTGTTTTGCCCAACGGCAAAACCAACCTCATCGCGCTTGATCTGGGTGCGGAGGGCAATCCGCTAAAAGCGCTGGAACGCATTGTCGAAATGGCAAAACATGATTTGCATGAGCATCTGGTCGACCGCGAACTTATCGCTCTTTCCGATGGGGAGGAGGGCAGCAAGGTCGTATTGGGGATGTTCCTGGGCGGCGCAGGTCTGTCGGAATTTATTCTCTATTGCCGCCACAAAATCTATCCTTTGGGTCTTCCCAATACTGCGGCACATATACTGACAGCATTTGCCGCCCTGGCGTCCGTACTATTTGGATTGCGGGCTAAATTCCTCCCGAACAGACCTTCCCCGATTAAAATTTCGCTGATCCGCGATGGCCAATATTCCGGAAACTTCGCGGTTTTGATTGTAACAACGCTTGAAAAACTGCTGCTGATGAAGCGATTTGTGCGCAGTAAGCAGGGCAAGGGGCGGATGCAGTTCATGGCCATTGACCAGCAAACCGGCGCGATATTGCGGTTTATCTGGGCGGTAGTGTCCGGCCGACTTGGCAAGACAGCGCAAAAGGGCATCCATTTTGAGCATGGCGATATGATCCGGATTGAAGGCAAGAATAGCAATGTCCTGATGGATGGCGAACTGTTTCAGGCACAGGAAGGTCACCCGATCGTGCTCAAAACAACCAAGCCAGTGTCCTTCCTTCGCCTCGCTGCATAA
- the lptF gene encoding LPS export ABC transporter permease LptF — MKFLTSTDRYIAKLIALPLIGTLVISAMLLVLEKMLRLFDFVAAEGGPVSVVWRMLANLIPEYLSLGIPIGLLLGILLAFRKLALSSELDVFRAVGQGYGRLLRVPYMYAVALMMVNLLLVGFVQPLSRYYYEELRFELRSGALGASIKVGEFTSLGKKMTMRIEESRDNGTKLSGMFVRAENSKGQTVSVTAKNGQFLATDDPDTIILRLSNGVLIHDAPNYEKPRILSFSSHDLPIALPDIASFRSRGGKDLEYTIPELVRVGSDERRPETERNESRANFHFRMVEVVMMMLMPLLALALAIPPKRSTSALGVFLSIVMIVTYHKLNEYGEDIGSLGIVDPIIALWLPFLLFAGLIIWMYYIVAHVPGGQPIGALEKGFSKFGGVFKGLLNFNRKRANVTD; from the coding sequence TTGAAATTCCTGACTTCTACTGATCGTTACATCGCCAAATTGATTGCTTTGCCCCTTATCGGGACACTGGTGATCTCGGCGATGTTGCTGGTGCTGGAAAAAATGCTGCGGCTATTTGATTTCGTCGCAGCAGAAGGCGGCCCGGTAAGCGTGGTCTGGCGGATGCTGGCCAACCTCATCCCCGAATATCTCTCGCTTGGCATCCCGATCGGGCTGTTACTCGGAATATTGCTCGCATTCAGAAAACTGGCGCTGAGCTCGGAGCTCGATGTTTTTCGGGCAGTTGGTCAAGGATATGGGCGGCTTTTGCGGGTGCCCTATATGTATGCCGTCGCGCTGATGATGGTCAACCTGCTGCTGGTCGGTTTCGTCCAGCCGCTATCGCGCTATTATTACGAAGAATTGCGGTTTGAACTGCGATCCGGTGCGCTTGGCGCTTCGATCAAGGTCGGTGAATTCACCAGTCTGGGCAAAAAAATGACGATGCGGATTGAGGAAAGCCGCGACAATGGCACCAAATTGAGCGGAATGTTTGTCCGGGCTGAGAATTCCAAGGGACAGACCGTTTCGGTAACCGCAAAAAACGGCCAGTTTCTGGCAACCGATGATCCGGACACGATCATCCTGCGCCTGTCCAACGGTGTACTCATCCACGATGCGCCCAATTATGAAAAGCCGAGAATATTAAGTTTTAGCAGTCATGATCTGCCGATTGCTCTGCCGGATATCGCCTCTTTTCGATCTCGCGGTGGCAAGGATCTGGAATATACTATTCCCGAACTGGTCCGGGTTGGATCCGATGAACGAAGACCGGAAACCGAACGCAATGAAAGCCGCGCAAATTTTCACTTCCGGATGGTGGAGGTGGTTATGATGATGCTCATGCCGCTATTGGCGCTCGCACTTGCGATACCGCCCAAACGCTCGACATCAGCGCTTGGCGTGTTCCTCTCAATCGTGATGATTGTGACCTATCACAAACTCAATGAATATGGCGAGGATATTGGTTCGCTCGGGATTGTCGATCCGATCATCGCTCTATGGCTTCCGTTTCTGCTATTTGCAGGGCTGATTATCTGGATGTACTATATCGTCGCACATGTTCCAGGCGGGCAACCGATTGGTGCCCTCGAAAAAGGATTCTCGAAATTTGGAGGGGTCTTCAAGGGCTTGCTCAATTTCAATCGAAAGCGCGCCAATGTCACGGATTGA